CCATTGATGTGTCGCAAGGCCGGGCCGCGTCCAGCAGGGAACGAGCTACAGCGTATCGTCGTCGGAAAACAGGCGATGGCGTATCGCGTAACGCACAAGGGCGGCTTCGCTGGAGAGCTGCAGCTTGTCCATCAACCGCATCTTGTAGGTGCTGATGGTCTTGGCGCTCACGCACAGGCTGGTGGCGATCTCGGTCAAGGGCTCGCCGCGCACCAGCCGGCGATAGACTTCCATCTCGCGGTCAGACAGGCGCGTGTGGGCCGCCTCTTCACTGGGCTCGCCCAGGCTGTGCGCGAGCTTCTCCGCCATGGGTGGGCTGACGTAGGTGCCGCCGTTCGCCACCTTCTGCAACGCGGTAACCAGTTCGGTGGCGGCGCTCTCCTTTGTCAGGTAGCCGGCCGCCCCCGCACGAAAGGCGCGTGCCACGTATTGTTCTTCAGCGTGCATGGTCAGCACCAGCACGCGCACCCTGGGATGATCGTCATGCAGTTGGCGGAGCAGTTCGAGCCCGCTGCGCCCCGGCATGGAAAGATCGAGCACGATCACCTGCGGTTGATGATCACGCACCAGTTGCACGACCTGTGTACCGTCGGAGGCTTCGCAGGCGACTTCAAAATCCCCCGCGCGCTCAAGGATATGACGCACGCCATCGCGCATCACGGCATGATCGTCGGCGATCATCACGCGAATCATGACGGTGCCTCCTCGGTGGCCTTGTGAGCGGCGGGAAAGCTCACGCTCAAGCGAAAGCCGCCACCAGGTGCGTGTGTGATCGTTGCCTGCCCGCCCAGTAGCCGGGCGCGCTCGCGAATGCCAAGCAATCCCAGCGGCTTGCGTTCACCCACCGCCGGAGGCGCCCCACTCCAGCCATGGCCATTGTCTTGAATGGACAGTTCGAGCACGTCGTCCTGCTGCGAGAACTCGATCTCAACACGCGTGGCATCGGCGTGGCGCACGACGTTGTTGAGTGCCTCCTGCACGATCCGGAACACCGAGATGGCAGCGCGTTCGTTCATCGCCAGTTCTTGCGCATGCACAGTCACGACCAGGCCAAAGCGTTGGCGAAAATTCTTGGCCATCCATTCGAGGGACGGCACGAGCCCCAACTCGTCGAGCAATGGCGGCCGAAGATCCGCAGAGATCTGCCGAACGGCAACAATCGTCTCGTCGATCACGTGTTGCATTGCCTGGGTCTGGTCGATCAGCGCCTTGTCGCTCCGTGTGGCCTGCAGATCCGCTGCCAGCAGCGAAATGTCCATCTTGAGCGCGCTCAGGCGTTGGCCCAGATCGTCGTGCAGCTCGCGGGCGATGCGGTGCCGCTCCTCCTCGCGCGTAGCCAGGATGCTGTCCGACAGATGCTGCAGTTCTTCCTGGGAGCGCCGCAGCGCCGCTTCCGCACGCACACGCTCCGTGGTGTCGCGCAGCATCACCGTGAAGAGCTTGCCGCCGTTCACTTCGATCTGTGAAATCGACGCTTCGATCGGGAATTCACGCCCATCGGTATGCAGGGCAAACAGCGGGCGCTGCTTACCCATCTGGCGCTCCGATACGCCGGTCACCCCGAAGCGCCGTACATGCGCTTCGTGCGCGCCGCGAAACCGCTCGGGAATAAAGTCTGACAGTGGGCGGCCGATGGCTTGGCGCGCTGAACAACCGAACAGAGTTTCAGCCATGGGATTGAACAGCACGATGCGCTGGGTTTCGTCCACCGAAATGATGGCTTCCATTGATGACCGGATGATGCCGGCCAGCCGCGCTTCGCTCTTTTCGAGGTACGTCAGATCCCGGGCGACGGCGGCTCGCAACTTCCGCAGCCGCAGCCAATAGAAGACCAGTGCGATGACCGCAGAAATACTTGCCGAGGCCAGCAACATGAAGGGGGCATCCCCGGCCTGAAGCGCAAACGCCAGCCGGGCAACCGCCGCCGCCAGCAGCAAAACGGCCAGCACCCCCACCACCAGTTCTGCCGAAGTGGATTGCAGCTGCAGCAGCCGCCTGTGCGTTGCCTTCGAGGATTGAGTATCTTGCTCCGCCACCGAGCACCACCAAAAGGTCGGGATGCAATCAACATAGCCCATTCCCAAGGCTGGAGGTACTAGCCGTGTGAAGGAGAAGCCCCCCGGAAAACCCTGCCGCCGCTGTCAGGGAATCCTGACAGCGGCATGGCACATCCCGACGACCATCTCAGCGCTGCCTGATTTCGCGCAAACGCCGCGCCTCCGATACTGACCGTACGGACACCGGGCCTTGATGGAGCGCAGTGACCGGATACCCACCACCTCACCGAGGATGTGTGGTTCAAAGACCACAGACGCCTTCCGGAGCCGCCCCCATGATTCCGCGCACGATTGAGTCCCCTTCACCCGTCGAAACCCGCCAACTTCCCC
Above is a genomic segment from Ralstonia pickettii containing:
- a CDS encoding response regulator; the encoded protein is MIRVMIADDHAVMRDGVRHILERAGDFEVACEASDGTQVVQLVRDHQPQVIVLDLSMPGRSGLELLRQLHDDHPRVRVLVLTMHAEEQYVARAFRAGAAGYLTKESAATELVTALQKVANGGTYVSPPMAEKLAHSLGEPSEEAAHTRLSDREMEVYRRLVRGEPLTEIATSLCVSAKTISTYKMRLMDKLQLSSEAALVRYAIRHRLFSDDDTL
- a CDS encoding PAS domain-containing sensor histidine kinase, whose protein sequence is MGYVDCIPTFWWCSVAEQDTQSSKATHRRLLQLQSTSAELVVGVLAVLLLAAAVARLAFALQAGDAPFMLLASASISAVIALVFYWLRLRKLRAAVARDLTYLEKSEARLAGIIRSSMEAIISVDETQRIVLFNPMAETLFGCSARQAIGRPLSDFIPERFRGAHEAHVRRFGVTGVSERQMGKQRPLFALHTDGREFPIEASISQIEVNGGKLFTVMLRDTTERVRAEAALRRSQEELQHLSDSILATREEERHRIARELHDDLGQRLSALKMDISLLAADLQATRSDKALIDQTQAMQHVIDETIVAVRQISADLRPPLLDELGLVPSLEWMAKNFRQRFGLVVTVHAQELAMNERAAISVFRIVQEALNNVVRHADATRVEIEFSQQDDVLELSIQDNGHGWSGAPPAVGERKPLGLLGIRERARLLGGQATITHAPGGGFRLSVSFPAAHKATEEAPS